Proteins from one Candidatus Margulisiibacteriota bacterium genomic window:
- a CDS encoding bifunctional (p)ppGpp synthetase/guanosine-3',5'-bis(diphosphate) 3'-pyrophosphohydrolase yields MKELLEKIRSYNPKADLSIVERAYDFAAEVHREHKRLSGDPYIMHPLAVAHILADLEQDPITIAAAFLHDTVEDGEVTAEEIAAKFSPEIARLVEGVTKLSQLSFTSREERQAENFRKMFVAMGEDFRIIVIKLADRLHNMQTLQYISAAKQRETSLETREIFAPLAHRMGMWRLKWQLEDLAFVYLEPAAYETIKAKVAESRGNRESFINDFITEIRLLLGKYHITAEVNGRAKHFYSIYRKMTDQRIEFEQIFDLTAVRIITETVKECYNVLGVVHDAWKPIPGRFFDYIAMPKSNGYQSLHTTVISAAGRPVEIQIRTREMHRIAEYGVAAHWRYKEGATDKALDQKMAWLRQMLDWQSELKDAKDFMDSLKIDLATEEVFVFTPKGDVYGLTVGATPVDFAYRVHTEVGHRCVGAKVNGRIVPLDHALENGDIVEIITGKKDAPSRDWLGLIKTTGARVKIKKWFKEQRGGEPEAPPPPVIVKEEPPVRKPPVSRPRGKGKSAVKVAGLSNVMVRFSHCCFPIPGEEIVGFVTQGRGISVHKQSCPNAVRLAGSAERLVKVEWNPEAQQIYPVEIEVEAFDRVGIFKDILTKIADGGTNVSAAKVTTKRGSSAVLRLVVDVTDADHLARVAAEIRKIDDVYNVRRK; encoded by the coding sequence AGTTACAACCCGAAAGCCGATCTAAGCATCGTTGAGCGGGCCTACGACTTTGCCGCCGAGGTCCACCGCGAGCACAAGCGCCTGTCCGGCGATCCCTACATCATGCACCCGCTGGCGGTCGCCCACATCCTGGCGGACCTGGAGCAGGACCCGATCACGATCGCCGCCGCCTTCCTCCACGACACCGTCGAGGACGGCGAAGTGACCGCCGAGGAGATCGCCGCCAAGTTCAGCCCCGAGATCGCCCGCCTGGTGGAGGGGGTGACCAAGCTGAGCCAGCTGAGCTTTACCAGCCGCGAGGAGCGGCAGGCCGAGAACTTCCGCAAGATGTTCGTGGCCATGGGGGAAGATTTCCGGATCATCGTCATCAAGCTGGCGGACCGCCTCCACAACATGCAGACGCTCCAGTATATTTCCGCCGCCAAACAACGGGAGACCTCCCTGGAGACCCGGGAGATCTTCGCCCCGCTCGCCCACCGGATGGGGATGTGGCGGCTCAAGTGGCAGCTGGAGGACCTGGCGTTCGTCTACCTGGAGCCGGCGGCGTACGAAACGATCAAGGCGAAGGTCGCCGAGAGCCGGGGGAACCGCGAGAGCTTTATCAACGATTTTATCACCGAGATCCGGCTGCTGCTCGGCAAGTACCACATCACGGCCGAGGTCAACGGCCGCGCCAAGCATTTTTACAGCATCTACCGGAAAATGACCGACCAGCGGATTGAGTTCGAGCAGATCTTCGACCTGACGGCGGTCCGCATCATTACCGAAACGGTCAAGGAGTGCTACAACGTGCTGGGCGTGGTGCACGACGCCTGGAAGCCGATCCCGGGCCGGTTCTTCGATTACATCGCCATGCCCAAGAGCAACGGCTACCAGTCGCTGCACACCACGGTGATCAGCGCCGCCGGCCGCCCGGTAGAGATCCAGATCCGGACCCGCGAGATGCACCGGATCGCCGAGTACGGCGTCGCCGCCCACTGGCGTTACAAGGAAGGGGCGACCGATAAAGCGCTCGACCAGAAAATGGCCTGGCTGCGGCAGATGCTCGACTGGCAGAGCGAACTGAAGGACGCCAAGGATTTCATGGACAGCCTGAAGATCGACCTGGCGACGGAAGAGGTTTTCGTCTTCACCCCCAAGGGGGACGTTTACGGCCTGACGGTCGGCGCCACGCCGGTCGACTTCGCCTACCGGGTCCACACCGAGGTCGGCCACCGCTGCGTCGGCGCCAAGGTCAACGGCCGGATCGTGCCGCTTGACCACGCCCTGGAGAACGGGGATATCGTCGAGATCATCACCGGCAAGAAGGACGCCCCGAGCCGCGATTGGCTCGGCCTCATCAAGACGACCGGCGCCCGGGTCAAGATCAAGAAATGGTTCAAGGAGCAGCGGGGCGGGGAGCCGGAGGCGCCGCCGCCGCCGGTCATCGTCAAAGAAGAGCCGCCGGTCCGCAAGCCGCCGGTTTCCCGGCCGCGCGGCAAGGGGAAATCGGCGGTCAAGGTCGCCGGCCTTTCGAACGTCATGGTCCGCTTTTCCCACTGCTGCTTCCCGATCCCCGGCGAGGAGATCGTCGGTTTTGTCACCCAGGGGCGCGGCATTTCGGTCCACAAACAGAGCTGTCCCAACGCCGTCCGGCTGGCCGGGAGCGCGGAACGGCTGGTCAAAGTGGAATGGAACCCCGAGGCCCAGCAGATCTACCCGGTGGAGATCGAAGTGGAAGCTTTTGACCGGGTCGGCATCTTCAAGGATATCCTGACCAAGATCGCCGACGGCGGGACCAACGTCTCGGCCGCCAAGGTCACCACCAAACGCGGCAGTTCGGCCGTGCTCCGGCTGGTCGTTGACGTGACCGACGCCGACCATTTGGCCCGCGTCGCCGCCGAGATCCGCAAGATCGACGATGTTTATAATGTCCGGCGAAAGTGA